TAATTTTTACTGGGTCTCAGCATTCTTCCAACCAATCTCTTGTGATATGAGAGCCTGACAACATATAAATGTATTCTCAGAAAATCACTCCTTTGCTAGTGCATATTGTTAGCATTAAAATGGTACCAAattcaataaatttcaaatgCTATTGAAATCTAACACCAAACATAAGGGAACAATCCTCATGATGTTACATCATATTGCTACCTTATTAACCCAATCCATGTCAGATTAATTGACAGTTTGGGTGCTACCCTTTGTGGTATCAGAGTCATGAACAGAATAGCTTCTAATCCTCATCATCCTTGGAATGAATGGGCTGGGCTTCTGGATCAGAACTGCCAATGTAAGCCGAGTAATCAATATCTTGACTACTCTATTATTAAATACATTCTTTGGAACGACATGAGCCATAGCCAGGTAATTCAGTGGCAGACTTCTGCAGGGTGATAAGGCTAGTATACTGTAATGTAGATGTCTCAGAGTGAGAATTCCAATGATGATGGCTTAAGTCATACACAAAGTAAAGATGATGCTAATAGTaatcaattcatttttaaattgcttaCCTATGGAGTCCACTTCTGTTTTAGAAACTGTTGAGGGATACATGAAtataagaacaaagctgcagaATCAAGGATAGTTTATTGTAgtcatatttgaaaattaagacTCATAAAGAAGTTACAGTTGAATGGCACTGTTTTAGAAATGCATAGGTCATGGAATAAAGCCTGGATGTTGAAGAAGGAGGGTTatccaaatgaatataaattgttctatcataatgacatatgaatgtatatgttcactccagcactattcacaatagcaaagacacggaatcaacctaaatacccatcagtggtagactggataaagaaaatgtggtacacatataccatggaatagtatgcagccataaaaaagaataagatcatgtcctttgaagaaacatggatgaagctagaggcTATTATCTCTCCTTAGAAAGcagctataatttaaaaatattaatgaattagCATTTGTTTAGAGAAAATGACATGTTATAAGCTCTCCACCAGAAACTTCCTTTGCATTATTTCATTGACTCTCAGCCATCCCTggacaattatttttatattatctctATTACAGAGTTGACAAACTGAGAACGAGAATGATGAGGtattaatgtttttcataatGTCATGCAGGTAATAAGTGGCAGAATTAGGTTTTTCTCTAGGTCTGACTCTTTAACCAGTTACCTAATGGCTGtaatacagaaacacacacacacactctctctctctctcacacacacacacacacacaactataaGATAGTTGAGGGTTGGAGGATTCTATGAAACTTGAGTTAAGCCAGGTTGCCCAGAGCCACAGAGGTAAGATTTGGGAGTTAACAAAACAGAGAAGCTCCAAGACTAAACAGATTAGGTATTCTCCACGGAGAACAACACAGGAAATGATGGTAGGGATTTTCCCACTCCATTTCTATTTCTAAGTGGCCATAGTCCAAGCTGGGAGCAGCTTTTCTGAGCCCCATGGAGGAAGGCAAGTGAGGAGCTGCCAGTCACCACCCACCTCAGAACCCATGTGGGTGTCAGAAGGCAGGTCCTCTCATGCCCAGGCCCTGTCTCACAGCTGGAGGCAGAGCCCAGGCCAGGATAAAAGGGCTCTGGGCCTGAGCACTCCATCCACTCACCTCCCGAGGTGCTGAAGGACCCTGTGCTGCCTGTGACCCCGGTATGTGTTCTTTGAGAATAGGAGCTGGGGCTTCCACAGAGGGTTGCTCAGCCCTAGGCAGGAGGGGACGCTGGGCAGGACCTTGAGGGCCGAGATCCATCTGGATAGAAGTCAAGACCTCAGAAAGATTGAAGGAGGATGtgcacaggaggcaggaagaggGCCAACTGGTAACACAAATAAGAATTAGATGTCTCTGTCTTTGTGCTTCAGCTGGCTGAGTTTTAAGGACAGAGGGAGTTGAAGCCCAGGCAAATAGACTCTGCTAGAACAGCTTCAAATAGGACACTTACTTTTCAGAGCAAAACTGTGACACTCCTTGCAAATTTGAGCTGGAGATAGTAGTTCTCAATCAGTGGAGTGGAGATAATTAATGGATCTTTTAGGGCTTTTTGAAACCCACTTATCTCTAGATTCAAATTGGAATTGAGAATCTCTTTAAGTAGTTAGACATAGGAAGCTGAGAACCACTGTGCCAAGATGTTACTGTGAGGCCTTTGTGTGATGAATATGGCAGTGCACCAGCCTAGAGCCAGggtgcctgagttcaaatcccttCTATGCACCAAAAACACTGTTCTTCAGCATCTTCCTTAACAAAGGGAGCCTGTGAGACAAGCCTGTCTCCAAAACCATTTACAATTGTACATGCGCAGGTTTTTACAAGACAAAGTCTCCTAGGAAGTTACTCCAGGAGATAATCCTTCATTATCTTTTtccaagaaaatatttgtatcccCAGGTTTCCACACTGGACAGTTTCAGGGTTTTATTTGACACAATGAGAAAAATTGCTTCCTTTAATTTACTAAATGTTTAATCTTGACAGATATTTTTTCATATGGcttactgcctcagtttccttctttgtaaaagATATAGTAATTCTTGACTGTCTTAAGATGAAATTGTGAACTCAAAAGATACAGTGTGAGAGCATTTGCCAAactacaagaaataacaaaattttcaGTGATTAATGATTTACCATGACATTTGAACAGTTcatcaaaataaaggaaatagaaacaaGAATAGGCAGGGGTGGCCTCTGCCTAGGTCTGACTTGCTGTTTGACTCTCTTTCAGCTCCTGAACCTGCCATCAAGATGTCCTGCCAGCAGAGCCAGCAGCAGTGCCAGCCCCCTCCCAAGTGCACCCCCAAGTGCCCTCCCAAGTGCCCCACCCCAAAGTGCCCCCCAAAGTGTCCCCCTAAGTGTCCTCCAGTCTCTTCCTGCTGCAGTGTCAGCTCTGGAGGCTGCTGTGGCTCCAGCTCTGGGGGCAGCTGTGGCTCCAGCTCTGGGGGCTGCTGCAGTTCTGGGGGAGGTGGCTGCTGTCTGAGCCACCACAGGCATCGCAGGTCCCACTGCCACAGACCCCAGAGCTCTGACTGCTGCAACCAGCCCTCGGGGGGCTCCAGCTGCTGTGGAGTGGGGAGTGGCCAGCACTCTGGAGGCTGCTGCTGAAGTGGACCCTGAGCCTAGAAGAGCAGAATCCAGGACAGCAAACTGCCAAGGACATCCCCCTTCTCCTCCTAGGCCTGCCTGAGAGGCTCACAGGTCCAAGGGAAAGCTCTGAACTTGCCAAGAGCATATCTTCTCCCTGGAGTCCAGAAACTCAGATCCTGTCCTGGATCTCCATTCATTGGCCTTGGACCTTACCTTTGTGGCTACCCTCCCACCCTCTGTCTAAGCCCCTAGTTCACTCCATGTCATTTGCAGTATGCATCTACTcattaaaggaataaaacaagGAATCTGCTCAGAGTCTTGTTCTATGAGGACCCTATTCTCCTTGAGTGGCTCTTGTTCTCTTCACCTTGTCCTCTGCAGTTGGTGGCCTTCGAACCTCAGGGGACAGTGGGGCACTCTGGAGTGAATTGGGGTTAATGGGGCAGGAGTGGGAAGGGACAATTTCTCCCAACTATGTCTGTCCTATGTCAACTGGTCTGAAGCAGCATTGCTTCTGACCAAGTCTGAACTGTCTCTTATAAACATAGCTTCTTTGTTTCTGGTCCCTTTCAAGGGCTTGACCAGTCTTTccatgtttctctttctctgtgagTGCAGTCTGCTCCTCCTGACCTAGCCCCACCAACATCCTTCCTCCCTCACACACATCACATGCAAAAACACACACTTCTGCACATCTCCAggtgcacacacaaacatgcacacacatgcatgtatatacatggataaaaaaagaaaaatataataaataaacaaatgaaataaaacagaacaaaacccatgaatatattttaaaaatacagttttcccaCTGACTACTTCTGCAATAAGTTTAGTTCCAGGCACATTTGCCAGTAAAAATTGCTTTCCTATTAACCTTCCATCAAATCTTgttgctttcttccttctccatctTCATTAAATTATCTACACTTTATTCCAGAACACACTCCCTGTACCATATTTCTCAACTTGCCCGTGACTCTCTATAGAAAAATGCATGTGCTTCTTAAGTATTACATTTAAGACTTAACAGAAAGTGTTTCCAACTTCTTTTCTAAGTCTTACCATTCATACTTCCCATGAAACCCCAGCACTAATACTGCTGACaggatttaaaaagttttaaccaCCCATGTGGCCATGACCTTGTACTAGTAGCTGATGGGGACTACATAATATAAGTCACAAATTGTGCTGTCCAAAGTTTTGTTAAAACCTGATTCATGAggtatgtcaaaaaaaaaaaaaaaaggaaaatagagcaAGTGAGATTTGAACTGCAGTGtctcagacagaaaaaaatatgttggaATAAAACATAGAGGTAAAGTAAGAAGAGACATCTTCAAAGTATAGCTAATAGGCAGTCCTGCTTAGCAAAGCTTAAATTAGAGGAATTGTACAGGGTCTTATGCACAGAGCCTTGAATGTCACTCAATGGACATTGACCTTGATCC
This portion of the Pongo abelii isolate AG06213 chromosome 1, NHGRI_mPonAbe1-v2.0_pri, whole genome shotgun sequence genome encodes:
- the LCE1C gene encoding late cornified envelope protein 1C isoform X2, with the protein product MSCQQSQQQCQPPPNVSSGGCCGSSSGGSCGSSSGGCCSSGGGGCCLSHHRHRRSHCHRPQSSDCCNQPSGGSSCCGVGSGQHSGGCC
- the LCE1C gene encoding late cornified envelope protein 1C isoform X1, which produces MSCQQSQQQCQPPPKCTPKCPPKCPTPKCPPKCPPKCPPVSSCCSVSSGGCCGSSSGGSCGSSSGGCCSSGGGGCCLSHHRHRRSHCHRPQSSDCCNQPSGGSSCCGVGSGQHSGGCC